The following are encoded together in the Pseudoalteromonas ruthenica genome:
- a CDS encoding primosomal replication protein produces the protein MSSGHALARLQQQLERLRNDAEQFDKANWFAKNRFMQSKHALFDRSVFNSKSMLLVDYVDEVQTQLERLTRSLEHQGRHQYGFALTHITEQIEAIVKVLKATSVWAKENTPTARAKKYQKAVKKIIQPTNELYQELAKNHEFERRLGQMIDDRKQQMHGADATTVAKLNQEVLALHARLGRCRKAISACEEKIQLAEKQAIR, from the coding sequence ATGAGCTCTGGCCATGCATTAGCGCGATTACAGCAACAACTGGAGCGTCTGCGCAATGATGCTGAACAATTTGATAAAGCCAATTGGTTTGCTAAAAATCGTTTTATGCAATCCAAACATGCATTGTTCGATCGCAGTGTGTTTAATAGCAAAAGTATGCTGCTCGTTGATTACGTTGATGAAGTGCAAACGCAACTTGAAAGACTCACGAGAAGCCTTGAGCATCAAGGTCGTCATCAATATGGTTTCGCTCTCACGCATATTACCGAGCAAATAGAAGCCATCGTCAAAGTGCTTAAAGCAACCTCTGTGTGGGCGAAAGAAAATACACCTACGGCGAGGGCAAAAAAGTACCAAAAAGCGGTGAAAAAAATTATTCAGCCAACCAATGAGCTTTATCAAGAGCTGGCTAAAAATCACGAATTTGAACGTCGCTTGGGGCAAATGATTGACGACCGCAAACAACAGATGCATGGCGCTGATGCCACCACCGTTGCTAAGTTAAATCAGGAAGTCTTAGCGCTGCACGCACGCTTAGGACGCTGTCGTAAGGCCATTAGCGCCTGTGAAGAAAAAATACAATTAGCAGAGAAACAAGCGATACGATGA
- a CDS encoding histone deacetylase family protein — MKLFYHPIYSQLDLPAHHRFPISKYQQLFDMLCAHPELKSGFTISCAEPISVSTLELAHDADYVHQFITGTLADKAQKRIGFCHSDALVERTLQSVGNTLGAAQAALKDGAAMNLAGGYHHAFGNYGSGFCIFNDAITAARYLYQVGLIDNALIIDLDVHQGDGSAAIAGSDDAITTLSLHGERNFPRIKQSSDYDFALPLHCNDRVYLETLTQALKLTQRLHRPDIIFYNAGADVHSDDELGTLSLSLDGVGARDAQVLTHAKHHQIPICTMLGGGYQRNVEQLVKVHWQLLKQFHQCFILDS, encoded by the coding sequence ATGAAATTATTTTATCACCCTATCTACTCTCAGCTCGACCTACCTGCTCACCATCGTTTTCCAATCAGTAAATATCAACAACTCTTCGACATGCTGTGCGCACACCCAGAACTCAAATCAGGTTTTACTATTAGTTGCGCCGAACCTATCTCGGTGAGCACGTTAGAGCTTGCTCATGATGCTGACTACGTTCATCAGTTCATCACTGGCACGTTGGCGGATAAAGCGCAAAAACGCATCGGCTTTTGCCACAGCGACGCATTGGTAGAGCGCACCCTACAATCAGTTGGCAACACTTTGGGCGCAGCCCAAGCGGCACTTAAAGACGGGGCCGCGATGAATTTAGCGGGCGGTTACCACCATGCCTTTGGCAACTATGGCAGTGGCTTTTGTATTTTTAATGATGCTATCACCGCAGCTCGATATTTGTATCAAGTGGGGCTCATTGATAACGCCCTTATTATTGATTTAGATGTTCACCAAGGTGATGGCAGCGCCGCCATCGCTGGAAGTGACGACGCCATTACAACCTTGTCATTGCATGGTGAGCGCAACTTTCCACGAATCAAGCAAAGCTCAGACTACGACTTTGCTCTGCCTTTGCATTGCAACGACCGTGTTTACTTGGAGACACTCACACAAGCGCTAAAGTTAACGCAGCGTCTGCATCGCCCGGATATTATTTTCTATAATGCCGGGGCCGATGTACACAGCGATGACGAGTTAGGAACCCTGAGCCTAAGCTTGGACGGTGTCGGCGCTCGTGATGCTCAGGTGCTTACTCATGCAAAACACCATCAAATCCCAATTTGCACTATGCTTGGCGGCGGATATCAACGCAATGTAGAGCAGCTTGTCAAAGTGCATTGGCAACTTTTAAAGCAATTTCATCAGTGCTTTATATTGGACAGTTAG
- a CDS encoding TSUP family transporter, translating to MFELALDPSTWAILCAVALAAGFIDAIAGGGGMLTVPALLTAGLPPHLTLGTNKLAASFGSLTASVTYYRKRLFDPKFWAASILATAIGATLGTLLVDSMSTEFLNKLIPVVIIAVAIYSLFGKLSPQQSNDLPLLSGAIRIKQWLQGLALGFFDGMAGPGTGTFWTASNSLLYKMSLLINCGLARSMNFVSNFISLITFVALGHVNFLLGATMGLFLMLGAWLGAHSAIRFGSKMIRPVFNTVVIVLALKLVYEAYL from the coding sequence ATGTTTGAACTAGCTCTCGACCCATCGACTTGGGCCATTTTATGCGCCGTAGCCCTTGCTGCAGGCTTTATAGATGCTATCGCCGGCGGCGGCGGTATGTTAACCGTACCTGCCCTACTTACTGCCGGATTACCCCCGCATTTAACTCTGGGGACTAACAAGTTAGCGGCCAGTTTTGGCTCACTGACAGCCAGTGTCACCTATTACCGTAAACGTTTGTTCGACCCTAAGTTCTGGGCTGCGTCAATTCTGGCCACCGCTATCGGCGCTACCCTAGGCACCTTATTGGTCGATAGTATGAGCACCGAGTTTCTCAACAAACTCATTCCTGTGGTGATCATCGCCGTCGCTATCTACTCCTTATTTGGCAAGCTCAGTCCACAGCAAAGTAACGATTTACCGCTGCTCTCTGGCGCTATACGCATAAAACAGTGGCTACAAGGCTTAGCCTTAGGCTTTTTCGATGGCATGGCTGGCCCGGGCACGGGCACATTCTGGACCGCGTCAAATAGCCTCCTTTATAAAATGAGCCTGTTGATCAATTGCGGTTTAGCCCGCTCGATGAATTTTGTCAGTAACTTTATTTCACTGATCACCTTTGTAGCACTCGGTCATGTTAACTTCTTACTCGGCGCCACCATGGGGTTATTCTTGATGTTAGGGGCCTGGCTGGGGGCTCATTCAGCTATTCGCTTCGGCTCAAAAATGATCCGCCCGGTATTTAACACCGTTGTTATTGTGTTAGCACTGAAACTCGTCTATGAGGCTTATTTGTAA